The Candidatus Hydrogenedentota bacterium DNA segment TTTACGTTTCGCGAAAAGAGGAAACCACCAGAAGCGTCACCTTGCATAAGTAAGCTATCACGGCTGCGCTATTTGCGCAATACGGATCTTGTGATATGGGGCGGCAAGTGTCGAATCAGACGGAATGTGTGCGAGCCGTGTCGTGCGCAAGTCCGGGGCGCAGCCAATAGCTCGCGCCGTCGAATTCCACGCGGCAATTCATATCGAACGTTTTTGAGAGGATTTCGGAGGTCAGCAGGTCGCGAGTGCTTCCCTGCGCGACGACACGTCCCGCCTTTAAGGCACACACCCGAGTCACCCACCCACCAATCTCTTCGATGTGATGTGTAACGAGCAACAGAGTTGGCGCATCTTCCCGCTCCGCCAAGCGGGCCAAGTCGTCCAGAAAGTCGCGACGCGCGTGCGGGTCCAGCCCGGCGCACGGCTCATCCAAGACCAAGAGCGTTGGTTTGCAGACGAGTGCGCGAGCAATCAGCACACGCTGTTGTTCCCCTTGGGACAGCACGCCAAAAGGCTGGTCAGCCAGGCCCTCGCTGTTCAGCAAGCTCAGCGCTTCCCATGCGCGTGCGCGTTCCTCGTCCGAATACTGCCGATAGAGCCCTAGCGTCGCCTCCAACCCCGATTCCACAACGTCCAGCGCCGTGTCATCCTGCGGCAACCTGCTCTCCAACGCCGAACTCACCCAGCCGATGGTCTTGCGCAACTCCCGGATGTCACACTCGCCGAATACACGTCCCAGTACACTGACCGTGCCCTCGCTTGGCCATTCGTAGCCGGTGACAATCTTGAGAAGCGTTGTTTTACCCGAACCGTTTGCCCCAATCAGGGCCCAGTGCTCGCCTTGCTGGATCGTCCACGAAACACGATCGAGGATGGTCCGCCCCTTTCGCTTAAACGTAATGTCATGTAGCTCAACTGCATTCATGAAGAAGTCTTCCTGTCGGACAGTAAACAACCTGTGAGATAAGTTCGCGTGTGTTCGCGAGAAGCCCGGACTACTCGGTCAGATCCCAGCCATCCGCTCCGATTAGGGGAACAAAAACGCATCCGGTGCTATATTCCTGGCGAAAGGTCTGGCCGATCTTCGTTATGCAGAGCAACTCCTGCGATTCCCGCCCCCCGACTGGACAGATTAACCGCCCACCTTCCCGCAACTGATTTCGCAGCGCGGCGGGTATTCGCGGCCCCGCAGCCGTGACGATAATCACATCGTATGGGGCTGACTCCTGCCATCCCAACGTGCCGTCACCCACTTGAACTTCCACATTGTTAAATCCCAGCGTTTGCAGCAGACCTGCGGAACGCGATGCCAACTCCGGCACCCGTTCAATGCTGACGACTCGCCGGGCCAGCCGCGCGAGCACGGCGCATTGGTAACCCGAGCCCGTGCCGATTTCCAGAGCGGTATCATCGGGCTTGACGTGCGCCAACTGCGTCATCAGAGCGACCATGAACGGCTGGGAGATGGTTTGGCCGTGACCAATTTCGAGCGGACGGTCATCGTATGCGTGAGACTTCAGGTCATCCGGCACAAAGCACTCGCGTGGAATACTCCCCATCGCCTCCAGCACACGCGGCTCCACGATTCCTCTGCGCTTGAGCTGCGTGTCGATCATGCGCGAACGGTCTTCGGCGTAGGGATCTCCCGCTTCGATGAGTCCCTCCTTTCCAAACCAGCGCCTGATAAACTTCTGGCGCAACATTGCTTGTCACCTTGCGGGGTAAATAGCGGCGAGGATCAAGAATCGGGCAAACCACAGCACAACCAAAGCCGCCAGCGGCCCAAAATCGACTGGACCCAGGGACGGCAACGCGCGCCGGATCGGCTTGAGGAAGGGATCAACGCATTGCGGTATCCAGCGCCAGCGCGCGGAGTACAAGTCTATCTCAAGATAAGACGCCAGCCAACGCAGGAGAACCAGCATCATGTACAGCGTCAGCAGACTATAAATCGCGCGTCCAATCATGTCGGGAAGGAAAACTCCTTGATACAGGTATAAACAGGGCCTTGAGGCCTCAAGTCACTGGAAAATAATGACACACTCTTCGCCGTGAATGCACCAAAGAGCGTAGACTGTTCGCGCCGCATCAATGCAGCCAGTCTCTCTATTGCCGGATCGCCCGCATCTTTCGCGCCTCGACCACTCGCCTTGTCCCGGTCATCCTTGATGCGGGCCAACGTGACATGAGGATGGAAGCGGCGATTCTCCGGCTTCTGCCCGATGGCCACAGCCCCCGCCTCCGCTATCCGGAATGCAGCTTCAAGCGCCCCATCGGCAGGCGTCACGCCAGCCCACACGACAGTTGGTCTCCGGGCGTTGGGAAAAGCGCCGACACCGCGAACCGTGAGGTCAAACGCGCTCACCTCGGCAAATGCCGGCGCAACGTGCTCCAGATACGTTTCCGCGTCAGCCTCGCCGATTTCGCCCAAGAAGCGTAACGTCAGATGCATGGCGCCGGGTTTCACCCACGAAGCGCGTAAGCGCGATTCGCGCAGATTCTGTTGTACGTCCAGCAGCCTCATCCGAATTTCCTCGGGGATCTCAATGGCCACAAAGGCCCGCATTGTTGGCTCTCCTTACCGCAGACTGAATTCCGAGTCTATTGCGCGCCGGCTAAGAGACAAGTCCGCGCTGGTTTGTGAGACATCCGGACTATGATGACACTTCCTTTCTGGAAGTCAATCGGAAACACGTGTTAGCATTCAAGAAAATGAAGGGACTGTCATGCTTGAGAAGCTTCTCCAACTGCTCGCTCCACGCCAGACCGATTCGGCCGTCGACCGCGAGGAACGCTTGCGTTTGGCCACTTGTATTGTATTGCTTGAAGTGGCCGGCGCAGACAACGAGTTTTCTCCTGCCGAGTGTCAGCTCATTATCGACTCTTTGCGTACGCGATTCGACCTCTTGCAGGAGGAGGCAGAGGAACTCATCGAAGTGGCCCAAGAACGCCGACAGGAAGCCAGCGGGCTCTGGAAGTACACAAACCAAATCAATCAATCATGCAGCGTAGAAGAGAAAGTTGGAATCATTGAAGAAGTGTGGCGAGTCATCTATGCGGACGGCAGTCTGGATGGCCACGAAGACTATCTGGTCCACAAACTCGCCGACCTGATGAACCTGACTCACCCCCAGCTCATTGAGGCGAAGATGAGGGTTTCCCGACCCAAGGCGTAGTGGACACGCCAACTTACGATCGAGCATGGCGATTCGCCTGCCTCATTGTCACGTCCGACGGTCTTAGATGTGAAATCTCAGACTTGAGAATCTAATCGGGCCTATTCCCGGATTTCTCACGAACACACTTTGCCTTCTCTCGCAACCAGTGCGTTTGCGGGACTCACGGCAAGAAATTGGGCAGTTCTCCGAAAACAGTGTGTGTTCGCGAGAAATCCTCATGGCATAGCATCAAAGTCGCGCACGTGAGCAATTTGCGTCGGCGCACTATAGCGCCGATGCAAATTGCGGACTATTCCCGAATCTCCGCCCAGACCATCTTGGCCTCGCCGGAACCACCGCTCACCGCCACGGCGTTGCTTCCATCTTTGAGCGCACTCAACTCCGATTCAAATCGAATTGCCCTGGCTACTCCCGGAAAATCGGCCAAGTCCTCAACGATTCCTGCCAACGAGCATGCGGCACCGTTCACGGACACCTTGAGTGTCTTCTCATCTACCCCCTCGGCCTTATCAAATCCGATTATCACTGCCGCTTTGCCGGAGGGAGGTTTTGGACCCGCATAGATAGTGATTACCGGGTTATCCGCCAACGCAGCGGGCAACTGTGCTCCGTTGGAGACGCCTGCGGGGACCGTATCGTGATAGGTGCTGACAAAGCGCCGCTCTTTCCCAACCAGCGTTTTAAGCGCTATACCTTCTTCCAGCAAGGACCGGTAGGCCTCCACACCGCCATGCATGGGGGCCGGGTCCATGTAGTTGAACAAGTAAATTGCGTCCGCGCCGCGCATCAATTCCATGGAGGCGAAACCCCGCGCCGACGACAAGGTATTCTCCGTCTGCTTGGCGCCCGGATATGCAGCAATGAGTATTTCTCCTCCAGGCGCGAGCGTTATCTTCTTAGCGCTATCGCCCAGACGCGCGCGCCACTCCTCGACGGGTATGTCGAAATCGATGCTTGCCCAAAATGGTGTCGGAACCAGCACGTCGACCAAGTCTTCCTTAACCCAAGTCACGCCATCCATGCCAAGTCCGTACGCCGCGTCGGGGACCGCGGGCACACGCGCGCCAATTTGAATCGGATGACCTCGTTTCTGCGACCAATCCACCGACAGCGCCCGCACATCGCGCATAAACTGAGTGAGGATGTCCCGTCCTTTGGCCTCTTCGCCGGGCTTGAAGTGATAGCCAAACCGCATCCAATCCAGTTCAATACCGTCGGGATCATATCGCTCGAACAGTTCCTTCACGTACACCATTGCGTGTTCGCGCACTTCTGGAATCCCGTAATTCAGCGCGCGATCCTGCCACGCGCCGGTACTGCCGGGCACGCGCCAGTAGTCCGGGTGCTTCACCCAGAACGTGCTGTGCATGAAGTTTTTCGGGTTGTTGACGTCGTGCACATCGTTCATGCGCATCGTCAGCCACGGCGAGATGCCCTTCTCACGGCAACGTGCAATCCATACCGCGTAGGGGTCCAATCCCCGCTCATGAAGGAGCCGCGCGTTATCCACCCATTTCCGGCAGAATTCCGGTTCATCGGGAACCACCTGGTCACCGACTTCCCAAATGGCGTCGCGGGCGGCACTTTCATGGCTGGCCCGCATCGCATTGGGATTCAGGAAAAGATGCGTTACGGCCGTGCCCGCGTACTGATCGACAAACGCGTGGAGCCCGTCCAGCGTCATGTCGCCTGCATTGCGCGAACCAAAGAAATGGCTATTGTCCTCGTTGATGATGAACGGCGTCTTGTCCGCGCCGACTCCCAGCAACGGAGTGGATATGGCCAGACACAAGACTACGCACGAAACCATTGGCCCCCCTTTCCGGAGATGGCGGATTCCTGCGCCTCTTCTCCGGCGCTCAATTGCGCCCGCGCAAAACGCGGACTAGTCCCTGGTCAGTTCACCCGGGGCGCCGTCCCACGTGGCGCCTTGACCAAAGCGATACCGATACGTCTCGCGGCCGGAGACATCCGTTTGGGTATTTGCCGAGGCTGCGGCTGCCTCGGTACGGTTCGACTTTCGCTCACCTTCGTAGACTCGATATGTATATTGAATCAAGCCGATGAATCCGCGTTCGGTCGCCGAACTGCGCGACGTCGGAAACGCGTCCAGCGGATGGTATTCCTCGTACACTTTCACCTTCTTATAGTACTTGCCGCGCAGTTGGCCTTCTCCCTCGAAAACGACCTCTCCATGCCGCCCCGCCATATTCATGCGCTTCAGCTCGGACTTACCAATCCCGTCCAGGCGTTCCATGACCTTATCGGTGCCCGAGACGTAGCCCTCCGGCTTCTCACCGATGCCAAAGTCATATTTCACTTTCTCGATGACGCTTCCGCCCGACGAGGCGCACGAGCAAACTGCCAGACAAACCAAAAGTGCCCAAAGGGGTTTCACGCCTAATCTCCTTGCATGTGCATAGCGCCGTAGAATGGGCTACTGCTTTCTGAGTTTGAGCTTCCATGTGCTTTGGTACACCAACGGTGCACACAAGAATGGAATACATAGATTCTAAGGAAGGTCTAGAAGGGAATCAATTATCCCACGTAGTCGAGTAGGCTTGGCTGGATTACTCGCGCAGCGGCGTTTAGGGCCGCCTGAAACGCGTTGCTTTGCGCGTTCAACCGGATGATGACATCCGCAAAATCCGCGTCGCGTGAATCCGAAAGCAACTGCTCTAACTGGATTTGGAAATCTTCCGTCTCATTGGTCAGGCTGGTTACACGATTCTGCACCGCACCCAGACGCGCCATTCCTTGATTGAGCTGCTGACGTATCGCCTCCAACTCATCCAAGCTCTGATTCTGAAGCGTCGCCTGATCGCCCGCACGCAGCGCATCGCGTATGTCGATCAAAGTCTGAAACAGGTCCTGCGACCCTTGAAACACCGTGGACCCGGGCTCGTTCACTTCCACCGTGACCCCGTCCGCAACTCCCACGGAAACCGTCTCAGTATTCCCTTGATAGGTGACAGCCGTGATATCGCCGTCGACGTCCCTTGTGACCTCATACGGCATCGAACGGGTACGCGTGCCGCCAAAGATGTAGAGATTTCCCGATTGATGGTTCGCCGTATTGACGGCGCCCTCAAGCAGTTGGTCAATTTCCTCCGCGATGGCATCCAAGGCTGCCTGGCCTTCCGTGCCATTTGCCCCTTGCAGGGTTAGCTCGCGGGCGCGCAGGATGGCATTCACCATGGTCTGCAGCGAGCTTACCGACTCCTCAAGTTGTGGACTTGCGGAGGACATGTTGTCGAGGTATTGCTGATTCTTGGCAATGGCGGCTCGCGTGTTCATCGCGCGGCGCGCGTCCACAGGATTGTCCGAAACGGTGTTCACGCGCAATCCGGTTGCGAGTTGCGTCTGCAGATCCAGAATCCGCTTGCTCTGATCCTGGATATTGTTGAGCAACCGGTTCATCACGATACCTTGTGTAACACGTAGCGCACCCATGGACTACCCCCGATGATCCAACATTACAGGCTCGATGAGGCGCACGGTTGTCCCGCCTCCTTGTTCCGTGTAGTTGCCCGCAAGCCCTTCGGAACACGCCTGGAATGTGTCCAACAACTGCTCTGTCACGTTTAACGACTGGCGCAACATGCGTGCATTCGTTCGAACAACCGTTCGATTCGCCGCGATGGCCGCCTTCAGACGCGTCTGCAAATCCCTCAGCCTGCCCTTCCATTCCACGGGGACCGCTTCGATTAAATCGCTCAAACACGGATTTGCGTTCGAAATACCGCCTTTGGCCAGAATAGGTTGCACGATGGAGTTGCGCATTGCATGGGCTTGCGCCGTCTCTCGAACCAGCGCTTCCAGTGCTTCTGTCCGCGCCTGCAGCGTTTCGAGATCTTGCGCCAACAACGCCTCATGCTGAGATCGGCAAACACTCAAGAGATTCTCTTGGCGTTCAATCTCATCTTCCAGCAATTGGCATAGCGTATTGATGTTGCTATCCACAGCCATCAGATTCCTTTTGCTTTACTCTTTATCGGCAGACGCTCGCGATCACTTGACCTCGATCAGCGGGGCGGCCGTGGCTTCCGAGGCGGCCAGGGCGGCCCTCCCCCTGGATTCGGCGGCGCGCAACTGCTGCTCCATCAGCTTCGCGATTCCGAATTGCCCGCTTTTGGCAATTTCACCGCTTAAGGTATCGTTCAGCATCTCACGGTAGTAGTCCGAATCAGGGTCATTGCCAAAAAGGGTTCCCTTGGGAACAGACTTCTGCATTTCTTGCAGCAGGGTGAAGACGAAATAGTGCTCGTATTCCTGCAAAGCCAGCTTCTCGCGCGAGGACTCCTTCGCCAAAGCCCCGGTTCTCGCTTCCGTCACATTCGCCAATGGGTTTACGTACAGCACTACATAATCTCCAAGTCCGCGTCCATCGCCCCCGACTCACGCAATGCCTGAAAGATGGAAATCATGTCGCGGGGAGTCACCTTGAGCTTGTTCAAAGCCAATGCGACGTCGCTCGCGGATGTCCCCTGAACCGGCATCAGGAAAGCTTGCTGCTCTTCCGCTGCAACGTCCACGACCTCTTCCTTAACGGTCTCCCCTTGAGACAACGGGGCGGGTTGGCTTACCACCGGCGTTGTCGCAATCTGAATGCTCAGGTTGCCGTGAGCCACTTCGCACGGTTTGATCATTACGTCGCCGCCTACAACCAGCGTGCCTGTGCGCTCGTTTATCACAACACGGGTGGGCAGGTCTGAGGACACATCCAAATCCTGCAGCTTGGCGATGAAGCCAATGAGTTCCTGCTGCATGTCCTGAGGGATACGCACCGTGATGGTGCTCGCGCTTAACGCTGAAGCGCTTCCTTCCCCAAACTCCTTATCCGCCGCTTGACGAATGTTCTCGGCCGTCTTGAAGTCTGGGCGGCGTAGAAGCAGCGCGACACGATCCCCGTCGGTAATCGTCGAAGGGACTTCTTGTTCGACGAATGCGCCCATCGGAATACGGCCCACGGTTACGTGATTCTTGCGGACCGACGTCCCACCGCCCGTATCCGCGTTGAATCCGCCAACCGATAACGGACCCTGCGCGACGGCATACACCGTCTCATCGGTGCCGGGACCATACAGATACGTTTCCAGGAGGGTACCGCCTTCCAGACTTTCCGCGTCGCCAACGGCACTTACGCGAACGTCGATACGCGTACCTTCTTTCGCAAATGCGGGTAGGGTGGCATCCACCATGACCACGGCCACGTTGTCGGACTTCAGATCGGCGATTTTATCTACATCAATGTTCATGCGGTCCAGCATGCGTTGCATCCGGCGTAGTGCGTCGCCGGTTTTATCGCCGGTGCCCGCAAGGCCCACGACGATACCCACGCCTTTGAGTTGGTTACCCCGTGCCCCCTGGATTTCGCACAAGTCCTTGATACGTGCCGCACTCGCGGGGGCCGATAACACCAGCCCGGCGAGCAACGCGCAAATCAGACTGCCTCGTAGTGCTTGCATTACTGGTCCCTAAGCCTTTCCATCACGCAAACCTTGAATTCATGCCCGTTTCACGCACGCTCAGTATGGCGACACCCAATCCAGAAGCCTCGTGAGCACGCCTCGACGTTGATTGTTCCAAAGCGGCCCTTTTCCGCTCAGTTCAATAACGGCGTTCGCCAATTGAGTCGAGTCCAGTGTATTCGCGGGGGTCACGTCCCGAGCCCGCGCAGTCCCCGACACCACCATCCGCGACTGTTCGCGATTCATGGTCAGCAGTTTCTCGCCCCGCAATTCAATGGTGCCGTTGTCGTTCACCTTCGTAACCGTGCACGTTACGGTGGTCTCCAACGTGTTCTTACGCGCGGTCTTACCGGTGGTGCGTTGTTCGTTCTTCATTCCAATCTGCCAGTTCGGCAGCTTTCCCGCTGTTGTAATGCCGAAACCGTCCGGCTTTGCCGCCGTCAGGAAGGTGTTGTCGCCGGCGTTCGCTTCCGACTCCACGTCGGACTCTTTCTTCGTATTCGTATTCGCATCGGTCTGCGCGGCGATCTCTTCCTTGATAAGAACGGTTATGATGTCGCCTTCGGCGAACCGCGCCTTCTTCAGCGAAACAAGCGTCCCCTGTGACGCTGTCTTCTGCGAAAACAACGAATCCCCCCATGCGGGGGCTATCGCTATCACCGTGGCCGCAATTGCCGTTATCAATCGCCTGTTCATCCTGTCCTCCCTACTCCACAACCACGATGCCGTCTTTGCGTAACGTTCCCACAAACTCCTGTTTCGAATCGGGATTAAGGCAGGTCAGTACTTCGCCGGCCCCTGCATTTCCGAGGGCGACTGCGCGCGACCGGATGAGCAATCCACCTGCCCGCGTTTCCACCGTGACCGCCTGATTCCGCTTTACCAGTTGCGGCGGCACCACTTGCCGCGGCGAGATGACCTGCCCCGCAAAGATGGTGCTCCGTGCCGTATTTCCTACCAAGTCCTCCAACTCCGTCACATAGCTGCCAGTACGTAGATTCGCCAAGGAACGCTTTTCCACTTGCACGTCGGAGGGAGTAATCAGTTTCCCCCGAGGGATGTCCATCGTGGTCACCAGCACGTCTGCCAGTGCATCTACTTTGGCCTTCATGGTGATGCTGCGCTTCACGTCGCCGTCCACACGGATCTCACCGCGAAAGACGGTCGGCCCAATCCAACGGTACTGGGGTTGAGGCGACCACTTGATGGACAGTTCACCTTCGGGGACGACGATGCTTTGCGCCTGATGCTCGACCTCGATTTCCGTATCCTCGAGCTTCCAGGGCACCTTAGATTCAATGAACGCAAACAGATCCTCTGCCAGGATGTCTTGGGTCAATTCCATCGAAAGCGTCTTTGCGACGACCGCATTGGCGCCGTCCAGCGTAATGTCGCTCGCCTGGACCCCCGCGCTCTCGATGCGCGTGCGCACGAGCGTCGCATCCAAACGCTTGGAGGCGCCCGGCGCAGCCGCTCCGCCCAACTCGATCTGCCCGAGAACCGGAGCATTCTCCCCTTTAATCTCCGCGACCTCGCCCAAGGTAACCATTGGGCCTTTTACGTAGGCCTCCGTCTTCAGCATGACGGTGTCGGCGGGTTCCGCCCACGCCGTCATGGGAAGGAGCGCGGCTACTGCGATTCCGAGAATCCGTGCGCGTCTCATGTTCAGCTCCTTACCCTACCGCTTACCGTCTGACGTTATTGGCCGTCTGAAGCATTTCGTCGGAGGTCTGTATGACCTTCGAATTTGCCTCGTAGGCGCGCTGCGCAATGATCAGATTAAGAATCTCTTCCACGACCTGAACGTTCGAGTTCTCCAAAAATTGTTGCTGCAGCGTACCAAGACCGTTTAGACCCGGCTGACCTGCCACGGGTGGGCCCGAAGCTTCGGTCTCCTGAAAGACATTCTTGCCGAGACTCGCGTCGAGGCCTGCATTGTTGATGAACCGCACCAACTGTATGGTCCCAAGGTTCGAAGGTGTCGCGTTCCCCGGCACAGTGACCGAGACCACACCGTCTTGCCCGATGGAAATTTCCTCGAAGTCGTTCGGCACCGTGATTCCTGGCGTTAGCGGGAAACCGTCCGCCGTCACGAATATGCCATTTGCGTTGATTCGGAAACTGCCGTCCCGTGTGTACCCCGTGGTGCCATCCGGCAATTCGACTTGAAAGAAACCATCCCCCTCGATAGCCATATCGAAGGGATTATTGGTCTGAATCAGATTTCCTTGTGAAAACGTCTTTGCAACCGTTACAGGCCGCACGCCGTGCCCGATGTGAATGCCTGCCGGGATGATTTCACCTGCCGCCGTCTGAGTACCGGCCGGCTTCACTGTTTCGTACAGCAAATCCTGAAAATTCACGCGGCTCTTCTTGAAACTTGTCGTATTGACGTTCGCGAGGTTGTTGGCAATCGTGTCAATGTTGGTCTGTTGCCCAACCATGCCCGTTGCCGCCGTGAACAGTGCGCGAATCATCCCCTTCGCTCCTTATTAGGCCGGTGAACCCACGTCGTTGATGAGACGCCCTGCCGTCTCGTCAACCGCCGTAATGACTCTCTGGTTTGCCTCATAGGCCCTCAGACCAAGCATCATCTCTGCCATCTCGACGGGCGCCTGCACATTGGATGCCTCAAGCGAACCCGCTATCAGACGCGTCTCCGTCGCCGCCGTTGCTTGCGCGGCTACGGGTTCCGACGCAAAGAAAAGACTTCCACCTTCTTGTTCGAGCAGCCGAGGCTCCTGAAATTCCACGATGCGAATCTCTCCGACAAGCTGGCCATCCACAGTGACCGCGCCGGTGTCGTCTATCCGCACCTTGCCTTCGCCTACGTCGATTGCCCCGCCCCCGGCCGACTGAATCTTGTAGCCGTCCTGCGTTGCCAACTGGCCGTCCACATCCACGATGAATGAGCCGTTGCGCGTGTAGCGTTCGCCACCGGGCGTCTCGACGCCAATGAACCCCGGCCCGGAAAGGGCAACGTTCAGTGGGTCGTCCGTGGTAAAAATCGGACCTGATTGCAGGTCGGTAAACGTGGCAAGTGTCTTGAGTCCGCCGCCGGGGCCGCGCTTCGAATTCAGTTGCGCCGCCGTGGCCGTTTCGCCCAGAAACAACTCCTTGAACCCCTGGGATATGGGGTTCTGACGCTTGAACCCCACCGTCGCCGAGTTGGCGATGTTATTGGCGATGACGTTATGACGCTCTTCCAACGCCATCATGCCCGTCGCTGCCGCATACAGGCCTTGTATCATCGCTACCTCCCCGGTTTCGGACCCTATCGCAATCGCCTTTCGGCGCTTTTCCCGGCAGCCCGGCGTTGCTTAGGGATGATTCGACGACGCTTTAGGGAGAGCATCGCCGACGCCGGGCCGACCACTCACGAGCGACCTGCTATGGGACAGGTCGGATAGGCCAGATGCAATGAATGTGCCAATGCGATGACTAGCGGTAAAATGGCGAAAATTGAAGACTTTGGCGGGTAAGCAGGCAGGAGCAT contains these protein-coding regions:
- a CDS encoding ABC transporter ATP-binding protein gives rise to the protein MNAVELHDITFKRKGRTILDRVSWTIQQGEHWALIGANGSGKTTLLKIVTGYEWPSEGTVSVLGRVFGECDIRELRKTIGWVSSALESRLPQDDTALDVVESGLEATLGLYRQYSDEERARAWEALSLLNSEGLADQPFGVLSQGEQQRVLIARALVCKPTLLVLDEPCAGLDPHARRDFLDDLARLAEREDAPTLLLVTHHIEEIGGWVTRVCALKAGRVVAQGSTRDLLTSEILSKTFDMNCRVEFDGASYWLRPGLAHDTARTHSV
- a CDS encoding protein-L-isoaspartate(D-aspartate) O-methyltransferase, which translates into the protein MIDTQLKRRGIVEPRVLEAMGSIPRECFVPDDLKSHAYDDRPLEIGHGQTISQPFMVALMTQLAHVKPDDTALEIGTGSGYQCAVLARLARRVVSIERVPELASRSAGLLQTLGFNNVEVQVGDGTLGWQESAPYDVIIVTAAGPRIPAALRNQLREGGRLICPVGGRESQELLCITKIGQTFRQEYSTGCVFVPLIGADGWDLTE
- a CDS encoding YggT family protein, with product MIGRAIYSLLTLYMMLVLLRWLASYLEIDLYSARWRWIPQCVDPFLKPIRRALPSLGPVDFGPLAALVVLWFARFLILAAIYPAR
- the thpR gene encoding RNA 2',3'-cyclic phosphodiesterase: MRAFVAIEIPEEIRMRLLDVQQNLRESRLRASWVKPGAMHLTLRFLGEIGEADAETYLEHVAPAFAEVSAFDLTVRGVGAFPNARRPTVVWAGVTPADGALEAAFRIAEAGAVAIGQKPENRRFHPHVTLARIKDDRDKASGRGAKDAGDPAIERLAALMRREQSTLFGAFTAKSVSLFSSDLRPQGPVYTCIKEFSFPT
- a CDS encoding TerB family tellurite resistance protein, which produces MLEKLLQLLAPRQTDSAVDREERLRLATCIVLLEVAGADNEFSPAECQLIIDSLRTRFDLLQEEAEELIEVAQERRQEASGLWKYTNQINQSCSVEEKVGIIEEVWRVIYADGSLDGHEDYLVHKLADLMNLTHPQLIEAKMRVSRPKA
- a CDS encoding family 10 glycosylhydrolase encodes the protein MVSCVVLCLAISTPLLGVGADKTPFIINEDNSHFFGSRNAGDMTLDGLHAFVDQYAGTAVTHLFLNPNAMRASHESAARDAIWEVGDQVVPDEPEFCRKWVDNARLLHERGLDPYAVWIARCREKGISPWLTMRMNDVHDVNNPKNFMHSTFWVKHPDYWRVPGSTGAWQDRALNYGIPEVREHAMVYVKELFERYDPDGIELDWMRFGYHFKPGEEAKGRDILTQFMRDVRALSVDWSQKRGHPIQIGARVPAVPDAAYGLGMDGVTWVKEDLVDVLVPTPFWASIDFDIPVEEWRARLGDSAKKITLAPGGEILIAAYPGAKQTENTLSSARGFASMELMRGADAIYLFNYMDPAPMHGGVEAYRSLLEEGIALKTLVGKERRFVSTYHDTVPAGVSNGAQLPAALADNPVITIYAGPKPPSGKAAVIIGFDKAEGVDEKTLKVSVNGAACSLAGIVEDLADFPGVARAIRFESELSALKDGSNAVAVSGGSGEAKMVWAEIRE
- the flgL gene encoding flagellar hook-associated protein FlgL, which produces MGALRVTQGIVMNRLLNNIQDQSKRILDLQTQLATGLRVNTVSDNPVDARRAMNTRAAIAKNQQYLDNMSSASPQLEESVSSLQTMVNAILRARELTLQGANGTEGQAALDAIAEEIDQLLEGAVNTANHQSGNLYIFGGTRTRSMPYEVTRDVDGDITAVTYQGNTETVSVGVADGVTVEVNEPGSTVFQGSQDLFQTLIDIRDALRAGDQATLQNQSLDELEAIRQQLNQGMARLGAVQNRVTSLTNETEDFQIQLEQLLSDSRDADFADVIIRLNAQSNAFQAALNAAARVIQPSLLDYVG
- a CDS encoding flagellar protein FlgN — protein: MAVDSNINTLCQLLEDEIERQENLLSVCRSQHEALLAQDLETLQARTEALEALVRETAQAHAMRNSIVQPILAKGGISNANPCLSDLIEAVPVEWKGRLRDLQTRLKAAIAANRTVVRTNARMLRQSLNVTEQLLDTFQACSEGLAGNYTEQGGGTTVRLIEPVMLDHRG
- a CDS encoding rod-binding protein, with product MLYVNPLANVTEARTGALAKESSREKLALQEYEHYFVFTLLQEMQKSVPKGTLFGNDPDSDYYREMLNDTLSGEIAKSGQFGIAKLMEQQLRAAESRGRAALAASEATAAPLIEVK
- a CDS encoding flagellar basal body P-ring protein FlgI codes for the protein MQALRGSLICALLAGLVLSAPASAARIKDLCEIQGARGNQLKGVGIVVGLAGTGDKTGDALRRMQRMLDRMNIDVDKIADLKSDNVAVVMVDATLPAFAKEGTRIDVRVSAVGDAESLEGGTLLETYLYGPGTDETVYAVAQGPLSVGGFNADTGGGTSVRKNHVTVGRIPMGAFVEQEVPSTITDGDRVALLLRRPDFKTAENIRQAADKEFGEGSASALSASTITVRIPQDMQQELIGFIAKLQDLDVSSDLPTRVVINERTGTLVVGGDVMIKPCEVAHGNLSIQIATTPVVSQPAPLSQGETVKEEVVDVAAEEQQAFLMPVQGTSASDVALALNKLKVTPRDMISIFQALRESGAMDADLEIM
- a CDS encoding flagellar basal body L-ring protein FlgH, whose product is MNRRLITAIAATVIAIAPAWGDSLFSQKTASQGTLVSLKKARFAEGDIITVLIKEEIAAQTDANTNTKKESDVESEANAGDNTFLTAAKPDGFGITTAGKLPNWQIGMKNEQRTTGKTARKNTLETTVTCTVTKVNDNGTIELRGEKLLTMNREQSRMVVSGTARARDVTPANTLDSTQLANAVIELSGKGPLWNNQRRGVLTRLLDWVSPY
- the flgA gene encoding flagellar basal body P-ring formation chaperone FlgA, producing MRRARILGIAVAALLPMTAWAEPADTVMLKTEAYVKGPMVTLGEVAEIKGENAPVLGQIELGGAAAPGASKRLDATLVRTRIESAGVQASDITLDGANAVVAKTLSMELTQDILAEDLFAFIESKVPWKLEDTEIEVEHQAQSIVVPEGELSIKWSPQPQYRWIGPTVFRGEIRVDGDVKRSITMKAKVDALADVLVTTMDIPRGKLITPSDVQVEKRSLANLRTGSYVTELEDLVGNTARSTIFAGQVISPRQVVPPQLVKRNQAVTVETRAGGLLIRSRAVALGNAGAGEVLTCLNPDSKQEFVGTLRKDGIVVVE